A genomic stretch from Haloarchaeobius amylolyticus includes:
- a CDS encoding HNH endonuclease, giving the protein MSRWRAVVRRELLAYRNQTGVESITLGDVYDQLLPVVTAEFPDNDHPKAKLRQVLQQLRDRDEVTFLEDGVYRLTGVDAGAVAGEPPKTQVEYTATTYETTVGARSISTAFRTDVLARYGRACPVSGVDHARLLDVAHILPWSEHEAHRSDPTNVLPLSKTHHAAFDAGLFTLDRDRRLWTAPDFDTESDLLRRTLLDREGTRIPWPETAPDVSARLAEHNAQLDWDVPA; this is encoded by the coding sequence ATGTCTCGCTGGCGAGCGGTGGTCAGGCGGGAACTGCTGGCGTACCGGAACCAGACCGGTGTCGAGAGTATCACACTCGGCGACGTGTACGACCAGTTGCTCCCGGTCGTCACCGCGGAGTTCCCCGACAACGACCACCCGAAAGCGAAGCTCAGGCAGGTACTCCAGCAGTTGCGCGACCGTGACGAGGTGACGTTCCTGGAGGACGGGGTCTACCGACTGACCGGCGTCGACGCCGGCGCGGTGGCGGGAGAACCGCCGAAGACGCAGGTCGAGTACACCGCCACCACGTACGAGACGACCGTGGGAGCACGCTCGATCTCGACAGCGTTCCGGACCGACGTACTCGCCAGATACGGGCGGGCCTGCCCGGTCTCCGGGGTCGACCACGCCCGCCTCCTCGACGTGGCGCACATCCTCCCGTGGAGCGAGCACGAGGCACACCGGTCCGACCCGACGAACGTCCTCCCGCTCTCGAAGACCCACCACGCGGCCTTCGACGCGGGCCTGTTCACGCTCGACCGGGACCGCCGCCTCTGGACCGCCCCCGACTTCGACACGGAGAGCGACCTGCTCAGGCGGACCCTGCTCGACCGCGAGGGCACGCGCATCCCGTGGCCGGAGACGGCACCCGACGTGTCCGCGCGCCTCGCCGAACACAACGCCCAGTTGGACTGGGACGTGCCGGCCTGA
- a CDS encoding universal stress protein → MTIQTIVLAVGPSDGDRADRLAEAVLELAVPTDAEVVLTHAFTEDEYDSARTRLDFSNPNDATPGEVAGRQATIRALRKRFDDAGVDYQVRGTVGDHGPAIVDVAKGVDADRVYVAGRKRSPTGKAVFGSTAQEVMLSAPCPVTFVRD, encoded by the coding sequence ATGACGATACAGACCATCGTGCTCGCCGTCGGCCCGAGCGACGGCGACCGCGCGGACCGACTCGCAGAGGCCGTCCTCGAACTCGCCGTCCCGACCGACGCCGAGGTCGTGCTGACCCACGCCTTCACCGAGGACGAGTACGACAGCGCCCGCACCCGCCTCGACTTCTCGAACCCGAACGACGCGACACCGGGCGAGGTGGCGGGCCGCCAGGCGACCATCCGCGCCCTGCGAAAACGGTTCGACGACGCCGGCGTGGACTACCAGGTCCGCGGCACCGTGGGCGACCACGGCCCCGCCATCGTGGACGTCGCCAAGGGCGTCGACGCCGACCGCGTCTACGTCGCGGGTCGCAAGCGCTCGCCGACCGGCAAGGCCGTCTTCGGCAGCACCGCCCAGGAAGTGATGCTCTCTGCGCCCTGCCCGGTCACCTTCGTTCGGGATTAG
- a CDS encoding SDR family NAD(P)-dependent oxidoreductase: MIRPDLSDQVALVTGSAKGLGRELLLAIADCGASVAVHYRTSGDEAAEVAEQARDRGAPAVTTVQADVTDPDDVAATFEAVEADLGTVDVLVNNVGAFAPRHWTDIDHDTWQTVFQTNVDATFLTCRRALPAMREQGYGRIVNVGYASSEKGLVSPKNAPYFMAKAGVLMFTRMLAADTQDDGITVNAISPYVVENSAEFPDELPRGRAASYADMEQAMLFFLDEDSDYISGENVEVDGGWLPEKV; the protein is encoded by the coding sequence ATGATCCGACCCGACCTCTCCGACCAGGTCGCACTCGTCACCGGGAGCGCGAAGGGCCTCGGCCGCGAACTCCTCCTCGCCATCGCCGACTGCGGGGCCAGCGTCGCCGTCCACTACCGGACCAGTGGCGACGAGGCTGCCGAGGTCGCCGAGCAGGCCCGCGACCGTGGCGCCCCCGCGGTCACGACCGTCCAGGCCGACGTGACCGACCCCGACGACGTGGCCGCCACGTTCGAGGCTGTCGAGGCCGACCTCGGCACGGTCGACGTGCTGGTCAACAACGTCGGCGCGTTCGCCCCCCGCCACTGGACCGACATCGACCACGACACCTGGCAGACCGTCTTCCAGACCAACGTCGACGCCACGTTCCTGACCTGCCGGCGCGCCCTCCCCGCCATGCGCGAGCAGGGGTACGGCCGCATCGTCAACGTCGGCTACGCCTCCAGCGAGAAGGGCCTCGTCAGCCCGAAGAACGCGCCGTACTTCATGGCGAAGGCGGGCGTCCTGATGTTCACCCGGATGCTCGCCGCCGACACGCAGGACGACGGCATCACGGTCAACGCCATCTCGCCGTACGTCGTCGAGAACTCCGCCGAGTTCCCCGACGAACTCCCCCGCGGCCGCGCCGCCAGCTACGCCGACATGGAGCAGGCCATGCTGTTCTTCCTCGACGAGGACTCCGACTACATCAGCGGGGAGAACGTCGAGGTCGACGGCGGGTGGCTCCCGGAGAAGGTGTGA
- a CDS encoding PAS domain S-box protein, with translation MSARTGVLWITGETDESPLVDRPDVRIHRAADRAEAADVLASVRVDCIVCPHEREGNAGAVLLERLGTTHPHVPSVLVSERPDDDLASTAANGSITEYLPLAIWDDPGARLADRVHALAAAHDPTHPDERTLSGLLATARELMTTRAPDDIATVVADAASDILEYDSAAVWLVDDHEEVLRLAAGSAVANYGVGEGPVGTAYETGEPSVRETESDATMYFPLGDHGVLAVTADSVRAMEDADVQLAEILAANASAAFGRASREQALELYQTVVDNVREMVYVLDEDGRVVLASQQILDAAGYDRDEIIGEHVSKFFTPEGLQKGTGVITEMLAEDDPGNRTYRTEGIRADGTRIPVEIELSLLPTGDGEFRGTIGAIRDISDLVETEERLEHERDRFRSLFRHIPDPVVDTRFEDGEPVIEGVNPAFERVFGHEATAVVGRSVNDVLVPAGDEETGRELDRQTLEDAPTSAEVRRETADGERFFLFRGIPYRAGDGATHAFGIYTDISDQRDRERHLQVLHRVLRHNLRTDMAVVIGYLGELADDLTDEAHLALIERVTGRAEDAARLADKVHQLEQVVRRDSELTPEPIDVTGRIESLVTRFREVESDATIRFSSPERCIAYADERLDLAVENLVENSIEHTPGEAPTVAVTVERTDEYVEIGVADDGPGIPEHERALLTGDRDVTRVEHGDGLGLWVVNWVARSLGGDVTFGDPEVGSEVVLRLRPEED, from the coding sequence ATGAGTGCGAGAACCGGGGTACTGTGGATAACTGGGGAGACCGACGAGTCGCCACTGGTCGACCGGCCCGACGTCCGCATCCACCGGGCGGCCGACCGCGCCGAGGCCGCCGACGTGCTCGCGTCCGTCCGGGTCGACTGCATCGTCTGCCCGCACGAGCGCGAGGGCAACGCCGGCGCCGTCCTGCTCGAACGACTCGGCACCACCCACCCGCACGTCCCGAGCGTCCTCGTCTCCGAGCGACCCGACGACGACCTGGCGAGTACGGCCGCGAACGGGTCCATCACGGAGTACCTCCCGCTCGCCATCTGGGACGACCCCGGCGCGCGACTCGCCGACCGGGTCCACGCCCTCGCCGCCGCACACGACCCGACCCATCCGGACGAGCGGACGCTCTCCGGGCTGCTCGCGACCGCCCGCGAACTGATGACGACCCGGGCCCCCGACGACATCGCGACGGTCGTCGCCGACGCCGCCAGCGACATCCTCGAGTACGACAGCGCCGCGGTCTGGCTCGTCGACGACCACGAGGAGGTACTGCGCCTCGCCGCCGGCTCGGCCGTGGCGAACTACGGCGTCGGCGAGGGTCCCGTCGGCACGGCGTACGAGACCGGCGAACCCTCGGTCCGCGAGACCGAGTCCGACGCGACGATGTACTTCCCGCTGGGCGACCACGGCGTGCTGGCGGTCACCGCCGACAGCGTCCGGGCGATGGAGGACGCCGACGTCCAGCTCGCGGAGATACTCGCGGCGAACGCCTCGGCGGCGTTCGGGCGCGCCTCCCGCGAACAGGCGCTCGAACTCTACCAGACGGTCGTCGACAACGTCCGCGAGATGGTGTACGTCCTCGACGAGGACGGCCGGGTCGTCCTCGCCAGCCAGCAGATACTCGACGCGGCGGGCTACGACCGCGACGAGATCATCGGCGAGCACGTCTCGAAGTTCTTCACCCCCGAGGGCCTCCAGAAGGGCACGGGCGTCATCACCGAGATGCTCGCCGAGGACGACCCCGGCAACCGGACCTACCGGACGGAGGGCATCCGGGCCGACGGCACCCGGATTCCGGTCGAGATAGAGCTCTCGCTGCTCCCGACCGGGGACGGCGAGTTCCGGGGGACCATCGGTGCCATCCGGGACATCTCGGACCTCGTCGAGACGGAGGAGCGCCTCGAACACGAGCGCGACCGGTTCCGGTCGCTGTTCCGGCACATCCCCGACCCCGTCGTCGACACGCGCTTCGAGGACGGCGAGCCCGTCATCGAGGGCGTCAACCCGGCGTTCGAGCGCGTCTTCGGTCACGAGGCGACGGCGGTCGTCGGTCGCTCCGTCAACGACGTGCTCGTCCCGGCCGGCGACGAGGAGACCGGCAGGGAACTCGACCGCCAGACCCTCGAGGACGCGCCGACCTCGGCGGAGGTCCGCCGCGAGACCGCCGACGGCGAGCGCTTCTTCCTCTTCCGGGGCATCCCCTACCGGGCGGGCGACGGGGCGACACACGCCTTCGGCATCTACACCGACATCTCCGACCAGCGCGACCGCGAACGCCATCTGCAGGTGCTCCACCGCGTGCTCCGGCACAACCTCCGGACGGACATGGCCGTCGTCATCGGCTACCTCGGCGAACTCGCGGACGACCTGACCGACGAGGCCCACCTCGCGCTCATCGAGCGCGTCACCGGCCGGGCCGAGGACGCCGCCCGGCTCGCCGACAAGGTCCACCAGCTGGAGCAGGTGGTCCGGCGCGACTCCGAGTTGACGCCGGAACCCATCGACGTGACCGGGCGCATCGAGTCGCTGGTCACCCGGTTCCGCGAGGTCGAGTCCGACGCCACCATCCGCTTCTCGAGCCCGGAGCGATGCATCGCCTACGCCGACGAGCGCCTCGACCTCGCGGTCGAGAACCTCGTCGAGAACAGCATCGAGCACACGCCAGGCGAGGCACCGACGGTCGCGGTGACCGTCGAGCGGACCGACGAGTACGTCGAGATCGGCGTCGCCGACGACGGCCCGGGCATCCCCGAACACGAGCGGGCGCTCCTCACCGGCGACCGCGACGTGACGCGGGTCGAACACGGCGACGGCCTCGGCCTGTGGGTGGTCAACTGGGTGGCGCGGTCGCTCGGCGGCGACGTGACGTTCGGCGACCCCGAGGTCGGGAGCGAGGTCGTGTTGCGGTTGCGTCCCGAGGAGGACTGA
- a CDS encoding sulfatase, with protein sequence MTDDARATVLITVDSLRADALDLDSEDTHTPTLRSLADDATVFENAFAQGNWTPFSFPSILGGTPVFADGPRIGVGPGATLAETLQRAGVTTGGFNASNGFLTAYWGYDRGFEAFDAFHAEPTNPVSKFFSAHPTWQAWAQFATQPMRAAVRRLRGQESYPAENTSRMRDVENAAISFIEDADGDFFCWIHYMDTHTPYVPAPVHVREVADEPFGTLRMLSPHVRTGLGRGIEEGSPTLADLRTLYRATARQVDQSIARVLGALEDAGIRDETCVVVAGDHGEEFLEHGHLAHYPKLYRELVEVPFIVDAPGTDGRRVSEPVALDAIPPTVCDAMGVRAPDHYTGQSVMPTVREGNAPDQEPVVTVTVRGDSVTQQPIPRRLGDGDVLVSARSEEWTYIQHTAAGEHELYDRQADPDEQENLWTGEPPTAAVARLQAAAERRYEALESVADAADSAVGDDAGDEEVPEEIEDRLSALGYK encoded by the coding sequence ATGACCGACGACGCACGAGCAACCGTCTTGATCACCGTCGACTCGCTGCGGGCGGATGCGCTCGACCTCGACTCGGAGGACACGCACACCCCTACCCTCCGGTCTCTGGCCGACGACGCGACCGTCTTCGAGAACGCCTTCGCACAGGGCAACTGGACGCCGTTCTCCTTCCCGAGTATCCTCGGGGGGACGCCCGTCTTCGCGGACGGCCCGCGTATCGGCGTCGGCCCCGGTGCGACCCTCGCCGAGACGCTCCAGCGTGCCGGCGTCACGACCGGCGGCTTCAACGCCTCGAACGGCTTCCTGACGGCGTACTGGGGCTACGACCGCGGGTTCGAGGCGTTCGACGCCTTCCACGCCGAGCCGACGAACCCGGTGAGCAAGTTCTTCTCCGCGCACCCGACGTGGCAGGCCTGGGCGCAGTTCGCCACCCAGCCGATGCGGGCGGCGGTCCGCCGGCTCAGGGGGCAGGAGAGCTACCCCGCCGAGAACACCTCGCGGATGCGCGACGTGGAGAACGCGGCCATCTCGTTCATCGAGGACGCCGACGGCGACTTCTTCTGCTGGATCCACTACATGGACACGCACACGCCCTACGTCCCGGCGCCGGTCCACGTCCGCGAGGTCGCGGACGAGCCCTTCGGGACGCTCCGGATGCTCAGTCCGCACGTCCGGACCGGGCTGGGGCGCGGCATCGAGGAGGGCTCGCCGACGCTCGCGGACCTGCGGACGCTGTACCGGGCGACCGCCCGGCAGGTCGACCAGAGCATCGCCCGCGTCCTCGGCGCGCTCGAGGACGCCGGCATCCGCGACGAGACGTGCGTCGTCGTCGCGGGCGACCACGGCGAGGAGTTCCTCGAACACGGTCACCTCGCGCACTATCCGAAGCTCTACCGGGAACTCGTCGAGGTTCCCTTCATCGTCGATGCGCCCGGGACGGACGGCCGCCGGGTGTCCGAGCCGGTCGCGCTCGACGCGATTCCGCCGACGGTGTGCGACGCGATGGGCGTCCGCGCACCCGACCACTACACCGGCCAGAGCGTCATGCCGACCGTCCGCGAGGGCAACGCCCCCGACCAGGAGCCGGTCGTCACGGTGACGGTCCGGGGCGACTCGGTGACCCAGCAGCCGATTCCGCGGCGACTCGGCGACGGGGACGTGCTCGTCAGCGCCCGGAGCGAGGAGTGGACCTACATCCAGCACACGGCTGCGGGCGAGCACGAGCTCTACGACCGGCAGGCCGACCCCGACGAACAGGAGAACCTGTGGACGGGCGAGCCGCCGACGGCGGCCGTCGCGCGACTGCAGGCGGCGGCCGAACGCCGGTACGAGGCGCTGGAGTCGGTCGCGGACGCGGCGGACTCGGCGGTCGGCGACGACGCCGGCGACGAGGAGGTCCCCGAGGAGATCGAGGACCGCCTGAGCGCGCTGGGCTACAAGTAG
- the uvrA gene encoding excinuclease ABC subunit UvrA, which translates to MTKEYIEVRGAEEHNLKDLDVRIPREQFNVVTGLSGSGKSSLAFETVYAEGQRRYIESLSAYARNFLGQMDKPQVETVEGLSPAISIDQKNAANNPRSTVGTVTELHDYLRLLYARVGTPHCPECGREVGEQSAQTMVSRLLDLPEGTKAMIAAPVVRDQKGAFEDLFDELVSEGYARVEVDGEQYDLTMDKPDLDENYDHTIDVIVDRVKLESESRARIGDSVETALEEADGLLKVILPDPPADVDIGGSESRSTGDLAGEGDDRLVLEFSEDLACTHCGIDFAEIETRSFSFNSPHGACPECEGIGETKEVSEDLVVLDESKPIKHAFEPWSYNRSYYRTRLDNVAAHFGVSVDTPLEDLDEDVKRQFLYGTDEEVVFKRQTKNGVRRKEKRFEGIIPNLERRYVETDSQGTREHIEDYMSVTECPACDGTRLKPASRSVLVADTAITEINGMSIGDALAHFEGLEDHLDERQTHIAEEILKEIRARLGFMTEVGLEYLTLDREAATLSGGESQRIRLATQIGSGLVGVLYVLDEPSIGLHQRDNDRLLNTLEELRDLGNTLIVVEHDEETMRRADNVIDMGPGPGKRGGEVVAQGTTDDIVECEDSITGDFLAGRKQIPVPATRRDTDSHLTVEGARQHNLKDLDVAIPMGCFTAITGVSGSGKSTLMHDVLYKGLVRRMNDNKSVNPGEHDDIDGIDEIETVRLIDQSPIGRTPRSNPATYTGVFDYIRELFAETKLSKQRGYEKGRFSFNVKGGRCEECGGQGTVKIEMNFLSDVYVPCEECDGARYNDATLDVTYKDATIADVLDMSVEEAYDFFESSSRIRRKLKLLKDVGLDYMKLGQPSTTLSGGEAQRVKLAEELGKRDTGNTLYLLDEPTTGLHSADEKKLIDVLHRLVDNDNTVVVIEHELDLVKNADHVIDLGPEGGENGGELVATGTPEELAETDASHTGRYLRDLLPSVDREGPRGQRVEPETREMAVPTDDD; encoded by the coding sequence ATGACCAAGGAGTACATCGAGGTCAGGGGTGCCGAGGAACACAACCTCAAGGACCTCGACGTGCGTATCCCCCGCGAGCAGTTCAACGTCGTCACAGGCCTCTCGGGGTCTGGGAAGTCCTCGCTCGCGTTCGAGACGGTGTACGCCGAGGGCCAGCGTCGATACATCGAGTCGCTCTCTGCCTACGCGAGGAACTTCCTCGGGCAGATGGACAAGCCGCAGGTCGAGACGGTCGAGGGCCTCTCGCCGGCCATCTCCATCGACCAGAAGAACGCCGCGAACAACCCGCGGTCGACGGTCGGGACGGTCACGGAGCTCCACGACTACCTCCGCCTGCTGTACGCCCGCGTCGGCACGCCGCACTGCCCGGAGTGTGGCCGCGAGGTCGGCGAGCAGTCCGCCCAGACGATGGTGTCGCGGCTGCTCGACCTCCCCGAGGGCACGAAGGCGATGATCGCCGCCCCGGTCGTCCGCGACCAGAAGGGTGCCTTCGAGGACCTGTTCGACGAACTCGTCTCGGAGGGGTACGCCCGCGTCGAGGTCGACGGCGAGCAGTACGACCTCACGATGGACAAGCCCGACCTCGACGAGAACTACGACCACACCATCGACGTCATCGTCGACCGCGTGAAGCTCGAGAGCGAATCCCGGGCGCGCATCGGCGACTCCGTCGAGACGGCGCTGGAGGAGGCCGACGGCCTGCTGAAGGTCATCCTCCCCGACCCGCCCGCGGACGTGGACATCGGCGGCTCGGAGTCCCGGTCGACAGGCGACCTGGCAGGGGAGGGCGACGACCGCCTCGTCCTCGAGTTCTCCGAGGACCTCGCCTGCACCCACTGCGGCATCGACTTCGCCGAGATAGAGACGCGCAGTTTCTCGTTCAACTCTCCCCACGGCGCCTGCCCGGAGTGTGAGGGTATCGGCGAGACGAAGGAGGTCTCGGAGGACCTCGTCGTCCTCGACGAGTCCAAGCCCATCAAGCACGCCTTCGAGCCGTGGAGCTACAACCGGTCGTACTACCGGACCCGGCTCGACAACGTGGCGGCGCACTTCGGCGTCTCCGTCGACACGCCCCTCGAGGACCTCGACGAGGACGTGAAACGGCAGTTCCTCTACGGGACCGACGAGGAGGTCGTGTTCAAGCGCCAGACCAAGAACGGCGTCCGGCGCAAGGAGAAGCGCTTCGAGGGCATCATCCCGAACCTCGAACGCCGCTACGTCGAGACCGACTCGCAGGGCACCCGCGAGCACATCGAGGACTACATGAGCGTCACCGAGTGCCCGGCGTGTGACGGCACCCGCCTCAAGCCCGCCTCGCGGTCCGTACTCGTCGCGGACACCGCCATCACGGAGATCAACGGCATGAGCATCGGCGACGCGCTCGCGCACTTCGAGGGCCTGGAGGACCACCTCGACGAGCGCCAGACCCACATCGCCGAGGAGATCCTCAAGGAGATCCGCGCCCGCCTCGGTTTCATGACCGAGGTCGGCCTGGAGTACCTCACGCTCGACCGCGAGGCCGCCACGCTCTCGGGCGGCGAGAGCCAGCGCATCCGCCTCGCGACCCAGATCGGCTCCGGCCTCGTCGGCGTCCTCTACGTCCTCGACGAGCCCAGTATCGGCCTGCACCAGCGCGACAACGACCGCCTCCTGAACACCCTCGAAGAGCTGCGCGACCTCGGGAACACCCTCATCGTCGTCGAACACGACGAGGAGACGATGCGTCGCGCCGACAACGTCATCGACATGGGCCCCGGCCCCGGCAAGCGCGGCGGCGAGGTCGTCGCTCAGGGCACGACCGACGACATCGTCGAGTGCGAGGACTCCATCACCGGCGACTTCCTCGCCGGCCGCAAGCAGATTCCCGTCCCGGCGACCCGGCGCGACACCGACAGCCATCTGACCGTCGAGGGAGCCCGCCAGCACAACCTCAAGGACCTCGACGTGGCCATCCCGATGGGCTGTTTCACCGCCATCACGGGCGTCTCCGGCTCCGGGAAGTCCACCCTGATGCACGACGTGCTCTACAAGGGGCTGGTCCGGCGGATGAACGACAACAAGTCCGTCAACCCCGGCGAGCACGACGACATCGACGGCATCGACGAGATCGAGACGGTCCGACTCATCGACCAGTCGCCCATCGGCCGCACCCCGCGGTCGAACCCGGCGACCTACACCGGCGTCTTCGACTACATCCGCGAGCTGTTCGCCGAGACGAAGCTCTCGAAGCAGCGCGGCTACGAGAAGGGCCGCTTCTCGTTCAACGTCAAGGGCGGCCGCTGCGAGGAGTGTGGCGGCCAGGGTACCGTCAAGATAGAGATGAACTTCCTCTCGGACGTGTACGTCCCCTGCGAGGAGTGTGACGGCGCGCGCTACAACGACGCCACGCTCGACGTGACCTATAAGGACGCGACCATCGCGGACGTCCTCGACATGAGCGTCGAGGAGGCCTACGACTTCTTCGAGTCCTCCTCGCGTATCCGCCGGAAGCTCAAGCTCCTGAAGGACGTTGGCCTGGACTACATGAAGCTCGGCCAGCCCTCGACCACCCTCTCCGGCGGCGAGGCCCAGCGCGTCAAGCTCGCCGAGGAACTCGGCAAGCGCGACACCGGCAACACGCTCTACCTGCTCGACGAGCCGACGACCGGCCTGCACTCGGCCGACGAGAAGAAGCTCATCGACGTGCTCCACCGGCTGGTCGACAACGACAACACGGTCGTCGTCATCGAGCACGAGCTCGACCTCGTGAAGAACGCCGACCACGTCATCGACCTCGGCCCCGAGGGCGGCGAGAACGGCGGCGAACTCGTCGCCACGGGCACGCCCGAGGAACTGGCCGAGACCGACGCCTCCCACACCGGGCGCTACCTGCGCGACCTGCTCCCCAGCGTGGACCGCGAGGGCCCGCGCGGCCAGCGCGTCGAACCCGAGACGCGGGAGATGGCGGTCCCGACGGACGACGACTGA
- a CDS encoding LURP-one-related/scramblase family protein, translated as MSVISGIDLTDDHYDVEQSLIRSKYTVYDTAGNAVLKAKKKRFKLKEEFPFKSPEGDTVFTIKAGGIMDHAGDYTITDERTGEEVAILDKNFTFFQHKWKVRAPDGRVLAKIEGQGALLEFLRHQIPLMGFLPHKYTIESPDGKSLGTIEGKLSFADKYEVNITDSGDAPKEALVAAAIAIDALEGN; from the coding sequence ATGAGCGTCATCTCGGGAATCGACCTCACCGACGACCACTACGACGTCGAACAGAGCCTCATCCGGAGCAAGTACACGGTCTACGACACGGCCGGGAACGCGGTGTTGAAGGCCAAGAAGAAACGCTTCAAGCTCAAGGAGGAGTTCCCGTTCAAGTCACCGGAGGGCGACACGGTGTTCACCATCAAGGCCGGCGGCATCATGGACCACGCCGGCGACTACACCATCACCGACGAGCGAACCGGCGAGGAGGTCGCCATCCTCGACAAGAACTTCACCTTCTTCCAGCACAAGTGGAAGGTCCGGGCCCCCGACGGGCGCGTCCTCGCCAAGATCGAGGGCCAGGGCGCACTGCTCGAGTTCCTCCGCCACCAGATCCCGCTGATGGGCTTCCTCCCGCACAAGTACACCATCGAGTCGCCCGACGGCAAGTCTCTGGGCACCATCGAGGGCAAGCTCTCGTTCGCGGACAAGTACGAGGTCAACATCACGGATAGCGGCGACGCGCCGAAGGAGGCACTGGTCGCCGCGGCCATCGCCATCGACGCGCTCGAAGGGAACTGA
- a CDS encoding WD40/YVTN/BNR-like repeat-containing protein, giving the protein MQFVALSDTLLTVRDGEVVARFDGHDFECVATDDEHVFAGTFEDGLWHSTDAGSSWNRVGRDLPETVMSVAFDPHREGGVWAGTEPSRVFYSPDYGETWTERPGLTDLPSADSWYFPPRPDTHHVRWLEPDPHRADRLFVGIEAGALVVTEDRGETWTERPAGSRRDNHQLATHPDAPGRVYSAAGDGYAESHDGGETWDQPQEGLDHRYCWSIAVDPGNPDVRVVSAADGAYAAHREGTAESYVYRKVGDRPWTVAMQGLPEPEGFRRPVLAPGTDPGTFFAATDGGLYRSDDRAGGWNRIERWDAAGPVRGLAVR; this is encoded by the coding sequence ATGCAGTTCGTCGCGCTCTCCGATACCCTGCTGACGGTCCGAGACGGCGAGGTCGTCGCCCGGTTCGACGGCCACGACTTCGAGTGCGTCGCGACCGACGACGAGCACGTCTTCGCCGGGACCTTCGAGGACGGGCTCTGGCACAGCACCGACGCCGGGTCCTCGTGGAACCGGGTGGGCCGGGACCTCCCCGAAACCGTGATGTCTGTCGCGTTCGACCCGCACCGAGAGGGCGGCGTCTGGGCGGGGACGGAGCCGAGTCGCGTCTTCTACTCGCCGGACTACGGCGAGACATGGACCGAGCGCCCGGGCCTGACCGACCTGCCCTCGGCCGACTCGTGGTACTTCCCGCCCCGGCCTGACACGCATCACGTCCGGTGGCTCGAACCCGACCCGCACCGGGCGGACCGGCTCTTCGTCGGCATCGAGGCCGGGGCGCTCGTGGTCACCGAGGACCGGGGCGAGACCTGGACCGAGCGCCCCGCAGGCAGCCGCCGGGACAACCACCAGCTGGCGACCCACCCCGACGCGCCGGGGCGGGTGTACAGCGCCGCCGGTGACGGCTACGCCGAGAGCCACGACGGCGGTGAGACGTGGGACCAGCCACAGGAGGGGCTGGACCACCGGTACTGCTGGAGCATCGCGGTCGACCCGGGGAACCCGGACGTGCGGGTGGTATCGGCTGCCGACGGCGCCTACGCGGCCCACCGGGAGGGGACCGCCGAGTCCTACGTCTACCGGAAGGTCGGCGACAGACCGTGGACCGTCGCGATGCAGGGGCTCCCGGAGCCGGAGGGCTTCCGCCGGCCCGTGCTGGCACCCGGGACTGACCCGGGCACCTTCTTCGCGGCCACCGACGGCGGCCTCTACCGGAGCGACGACCGCGCCGGCGGCTGGAACCGCATCGAGCGGTGGGACGCGGCCGGCCCGGTCCGTGGACTGGCGGTCCGGTAG